From Rudanella lutea DSM 19387, a single genomic window includes:
- a CDS encoding P1 family peptidase translates to MAPLFRVFLFLLLVASYNPATAQSTKRPREYGIRFGVLPTGPLNAITDVPGVRVGQITLLQGPNVRTGVTAVLPHTGNVFRQKSPAAIYIGNGFGKLTGYSQVEELGTLETPIVLTNTLNVPTATDALIDYTLTQPGNEEVRSVNPVVGETNDGYLNDIRGRHVTKAHVLQALREAKTGPVQEGNVGAGTGTVCFGFKGGIGTASRKLPGSLGGYTVGVLVQTNFGGVLQIGGVPVGVELGKYSFKEKLDGSCMMVVLTDAPLDARNLKRLAKRAFMGLAQTGGIASNGSGDYVIAVSTAYQIPHDSAEAFDQIRVLRNDAVSPLFMAAIEATEEAIINSLFAARTLTGDGGHTAEQLPVEKVVEMIRKAGQLK, encoded by the coding sequence ATGGCGCCCCTTTTTCGTGTCTTTCTTTTTCTGCTGCTCGTCGCGAGTTACAACCCAGCGACTGCTCAATCCACCAAACGCCCCCGCGAATACGGCATCCGGTTTGGGGTTTTACCCACAGGTCCGCTCAACGCCATTACGGATGTGCCGGGGGTTCGGGTAGGTCAAATAACACTCCTGCAAGGCCCGAACGTCCGGACGGGCGTCACGGCGGTGTTGCCGCACACGGGCAATGTGTTTCGCCAGAAAAGCCCGGCGGCCATTTACATCGGCAACGGGTTCGGTAAACTGACCGGCTACAGTCAGGTTGAAGAACTGGGAACGCTCGAAACACCGATTGTGCTGACCAATACGCTCAATGTACCCACCGCTACCGATGCCCTGATCGACTACACCCTCACGCAACCCGGCAACGAGGAGGTGCGCTCGGTAAATCCCGTGGTGGGCGAAACCAACGACGGTTACCTTAACGATATTCGGGGGCGGCACGTTACCAAAGCCCATGTGTTGCAGGCACTCCGGGAAGCCAAAACCGGACCGGTTCAGGAGGGCAACGTGGGTGCCGGCACGGGTACCGTTTGTTTCGGGTTCAAAGGTGGAATCGGTACGGCTTCGCGGAAACTCCCCGGCAGTTTGGGCGGCTACACCGTGGGTGTACTCGTGCAAACCAATTTTGGGGGTGTATTGCAAATTGGCGGGGTGCCGGTTGGTGTTGAGCTGGGCAAGTATAGCTTCAAAGAGAAACTGGACGGCTCGTGCATGATGGTGGTGCTGACCGACGCTCCGCTCGACGCCCGCAACCTGAAACGATTGGCCAAGCGGGCTTTCATGGGCCTGGCCCAAACCGGCGGAATAGCCTCAAACGGTAGTGGCGACTACGTGATTGCGGTATCGACCGCTTACCAGATTCCGCACGACTCCGCCGAAGCGTTCGATCAGATCAGGGTTTTACGTAACGATGCGGTCTCGCCCCTGTTTATGGCTGCCATCGAAGCCACCGAAGAGGCTATCATCAACTCTCTGTTTGCGGCCCGTACCCTCACCGGCGACGGAGGCCACACCGCCGAGCAGCTACCGGTGGAGAAAGTGGTAGAAATGATCAGGAAGGCCGGGCAACTGAAATAA
- a CDS encoding DUF4136 domain-containing protein yields MKQAINIAIALLLTGLISACSPYRVIRNQADKGASWSAYKTFAFIDTAGIARTPRPTYGAAMEQIKQAVKAQLQSRGYQLTTDNPDLLVNLGAVVQEKTQTRQTTIREAPVYMGQRRYSWRSQEVPVSTYEEGTVNLHIVDAQKNALVWDVAVSSVLTRRSLSAEQIEQAVAKVFGKFPGKAD; encoded by the coding sequence ATGAAACAAGCAATCAATATAGCCATAGCCCTGTTGCTGACGGGGCTTATATCGGCCTGTTCGCCCTACCGGGTTATTCGTAATCAGGCCGACAAAGGGGCTAGCTGGTCGGCCTATAAGACATTTGCCTTTATCGATACGGCTGGCATTGCCCGAACGCCCCGCCCTACTTACGGAGCGGCTATGGAACAGATAAAACAGGCCGTAAAGGCTCAACTGCAAAGCCGGGGCTACCAACTCACGACCGACAACCCCGACCTGCTGGTCAACCTCGGGGCCGTTGTGCAGGAGAAAACCCAAACCCGCCAAACTACCATTCGTGAAGCGCCCGTGTATATGGGACAGCGCCGGTACAGTTGGCGTAGTCAGGAGGTGCCGGTGAGTACCTACGAAGAAGGCACCGTAAACCTGCACATCGTCGATGCGCAGAAAAATGCACTCGTGTGGGACGTGGCCGTATCGAGCGTACTGACGCGCCGGAGCCTGTCGGCCGAGCAAATTGAGCAGGCAGTGGCCAAAGTCTTTGGAAAATTTCCGGGCAAAGCGGATTAA
- a CDS encoding DinB family protein codes for MKRLLFPFLLLAVTTVLSSYRPMTGVSQQLTEWQRAKEYTKEYLDAMPEEGTNFKPTPEIRSFAEQMLHLASGNYLFGSIATGKANPMAGKQMEKMEELKTKAALSKAVLDSYDFMIDALKGTTDAQMAETVKFGKNEMSRELAFAKGFEHQTHHRGQTTIYIRMKGIKPPNEKLF; via the coding sequence ATGAAACGCCTTTTATTCCCCTTTTTGCTGCTTGCCGTTACAACGGTTTTGAGTAGTTACCGACCCATGACGGGTGTAAGCCAGCAGCTTACCGAATGGCAACGAGCCAAAGAATACACGAAAGAATACCTCGACGCGATGCCCGAAGAGGGTACCAACTTCAAGCCGACACCGGAGATTCGGAGCTTCGCTGAGCAGATGCTGCATCTGGCCAGCGGCAATTACCTGTTTGGCTCCATTGCTACGGGTAAAGCCAACCCGATGGCCGGCAAGCAGATGGAGAAAATGGAGGAGCTGAAAACTAAAGCGGCCCTGAGTAAGGCAGTGCTGGACAGCTACGATTTTATGATCGATGCACTGAAAGGCACAACGGATGCCCAAATGGCCGAAACGGTCAAATTTGGCAAGAACGAGATGTCGCGCGAGTTGGCTTTTGCGAAAGGGTTTGAACACCAGACCCACCACCGGGGCCAGACAACCATTTACATTCGGATGAAGGGAATCAAACCCCCGAACGAAAAACTGTTCTGA
- a CDS encoding CoxG family protein — protein sequence MQLTGSHVLNAPVSRIWGMLMDADTLAQVVPAVSRLEKTGDNEFKAIAEVKIGPVSGSFSGDLSLADIRENEGYTLHVKQNSKIGNADASVAISLKPITDTQTEVSFDGNARLSGLLARTGQRVISGVANTLTKQFFDNLEQAINENP from the coding sequence ATGCAGTTAACTGGTTCACATGTTTTGAATGCGCCCGTGTCTCGAATCTGGGGCATGCTGATGGATGCCGACACGCTCGCGCAGGTAGTTCCGGCTGTTTCGCGGCTCGAAAAAACCGGCGATAACGAATTCAAGGCCATTGCTGAGGTGAAAATAGGCCCCGTAAGCGGTTCTTTCTCCGGCGATTTGTCGTTGGCCGACATTCGCGAGAACGAAGGCTATACCCTGCACGTCAAGCAGAACAGCAAGATCGGCAATGCCGACGCCAGCGTGGCTATTTCGCTTAAGCCCATTACCGATACCCAGACCGAAGTGTCGTTCGACGGCAACGCCCGGCTGTCGGGGTTGTTGGCCCGCACGGGACAGCGGGTCATTTCGGGGGTCGCCAACACCCTCACCAAGCAGTTTTTCGATAACCTCGAACAGGCCATCAACGAGAATCCATAG
- a CDS encoding response regulator transcription factor encodes MNPTKASTSAHRVLVVDDDADLVELLQYNLEKEGYEVRTAMDGLKALEVARTYIPELVLLDIMMPQLDGIETGRQMRTIPELRQTYILYLTARSEEYSEVAAFDIGADDYITKPIKPRALMSRINALFRREAQKADPGDRIEIAGLTINRQNYSANFGEKSVVLPKKEFELLFFLAQHPNKVFSREELLQRIWGADIYVLERTVDVHIRKLREKIGETYIRTLKGVGYMFTDEPEQA; translated from the coding sequence ATGAATCCTACCAAAGCATCTACTTCTGCTCACCGCGTTCTGGTTGTTGACGATGACGCGGATCTGGTCGAGTTGCTTCAATACAATCTGGAAAAAGAAGGCTATGAGGTGCGTACCGCCATGGACGGCCTCAAAGCCCTGGAGGTTGCCCGTACGTACATACCCGAGCTTGTATTGCTCGATATCATGATGCCGCAACTCGACGGTATAGAAACCGGGCGGCAAATGCGGACGATTCCCGAACTCCGGCAAACGTATATTCTGTACCTCACGGCCCGGTCGGAAGAGTACTCGGAGGTGGCGGCTTTTGATATTGGGGCCGACGACTACATCACCAAACCGATCAAGCCCCGCGCGCTCATGAGCCGGATCAACGCTCTGTTTCGGCGCGAGGCTCAAAAAGCTGACCCCGGCGACCGGATCGAAATTGCGGGCCTGACCATCAATCGGCAGAATTACTCGGCCAACTTCGGCGAAAAATCGGTGGTGTTACCCAAAAAAGAGTTTGAACTGCTGTTTTTTCTGGCCCAGCACCCCAACAAGGTGTTTAGCCGGGAGGAGTTGCTACAGCGGATTTGGGGTGCCGACATTTACGTGCTCGAACGCACGGTCGACGTGCACATCCGCAAGCTCCGCGAGAAAATTGGCGAAACCTACATCCGAACCCTCAAAGGCGTTGGGTACATGTTTACCGATGAACCCGAACAAGCCTGA
- a CDS encoding DUF6265 family protein, with product MKTLRLLPLLLLLPFLSVAQSGKPATLAAVSFLEGHWRGTYNGGPIEAVWSAPEANNIIGFIRMMKNDKISLYELFAFEQTAAGPVAMVKHFKEGLIGWEEKDKSDRYRFLEASAKEALFEKEDGSIRIIYEKRTPDQLVIRRGEKKDANWAFSDLFVFNRVR from the coding sequence ATGAAAACACTTCGGCTACTGCCCCTTCTGTTGCTTTTGCCGTTTCTATCCGTGGCCCAATCGGGCAAACCCGCTACGCTGGCGGCTGTCAGTTTCCTCGAAGGCCACTGGCGCGGCACGTACAACGGCGGCCCCATCGAAGCCGTTTGGTCGGCCCCGGAGGCCAACAACATTATCGGATTCATCCGAATGATGAAAAACGACAAAATCAGCCTGTACGAACTGTTTGCGTTTGAGCAAACGGCGGCTGGCCCCGTAGCCATGGTGAAGCATTTCAAAGAGGGACTTATTGGCTGGGAAGAAAAAGACAAGTCGGACCGGTACCGGTTTCTGGAGGCTTCGGCCAAAGAGGCCCTGTTTGAAAAAGAAGACGGCTCCATTCGGATTATCTACGAAAAACGTACGCCCGATCAGCTCGTAATTCGGCGGGGCGAGAAAAAAGACGCCAACTGGGCATTTAGCGACCTGTTTGTGTTCAACCGGGTACGCTGA
- a CDS encoding AI-2E family transporter: MQNRSPEIQLPPYARLTCILISLVIIVYGLSVLQETLVPLVFAVMFSAILFPLCRRLERWGVPRVGAILICITLALGVLYGLFYLISIQIGNFTQEGPRLLKRANQILDQLQRYADTHNIDRRRVVAEVRKYLNSSLESAGTVLTSTLLATTNTLSTIALLPLFIFFFLLYRDFFKSFFYKIFGHTRKTKVDVVFSQIYTVVKDYLVGLVLVIIIVGILNTVGLLILGVDYAVFFGFFGAFMILIPYVGIAIGSVLPALFTLGTHPNPLVALGVVGVFLFVQVLEGNFITPYIVGSKVSINPLAAIIVLILWGQLWGLPGLILALPLTAILKVLFDAVDDLKPYGFLLGEAEKPRPPIKNIQELTDQLPERVRRIGRSDVKK; this comes from the coding sequence ATGCAAAATCGCTCTCCTGAAATTCAACTCCCCCCCTACGCACGCCTGACGTGTATCCTGATCTCGCTGGTCATTATTGTCTATGGCCTGTCGGTGCTTCAGGAAACACTCGTCCCGTTGGTATTTGCGGTCATGTTTTCGGCTATCCTGTTCCCCTTATGTCGGCGGCTCGAACGGTGGGGAGTGCCCCGGGTGGGCGCTATTCTCATTTGTATTACGCTCGCCCTCGGCGTTCTGTACGGGTTGTTTTATCTGATCAGCATTCAGATCGGTAATTTTACCCAGGAAGGCCCCCGGCTCCTGAAACGGGCCAACCAGATTCTCGATCAGCTTCAGCGGTACGCCGATACGCACAACATCGACCGTCGGCGGGTGGTAGCCGAAGTACGCAAGTACCTCAACTCGTCGCTCGAAAGTGCCGGTACCGTACTCACCTCTACCCTGCTGGCTACCACCAATACGTTATCGACCATTGCGCTGCTGCCTTTATTTATTTTCTTCTTCCTGCTTTACCGCGACTTTTTCAAGTCGTTTTTCTACAAGATTTTCGGGCATACCCGCAAAACCAAAGTCGACGTGGTATTCAGCCAGATTTACACCGTTGTGAAAGACTATTTGGTTGGGCTGGTGCTGGTTATCATCATCGTCGGGATTCTGAACACGGTGGGTCTGCTCATTCTGGGCGTTGATTATGCCGTGTTTTTCGGCTTCTTCGGGGCCTTTATGATCCTGATTCCGTACGTGGGTATCGCCATCGGGTCGGTGCTGCCCGCACTGTTTACGTTGGGTACTCACCCCAACCCGCTGGTGGCCCTGGGGGTGGTGGGGGTGTTTCTGTTTGTGCAAGTGCTCGAAGGCAATTTCATCACGCCCTACATTGTTGGCTCCAAAGTGAGTATCAACCCACTGGCGGCCATTATTGTCCTTATTTTATGGGGGCAGTTGTGGGGGCTCCCGGGCCTTATTCTGGCCCTGCCGCTAACGGCTATTCTTAAGGTTTTGTTCGATGCTGTCGACGACCTGAAACCTTACGGATTTCTACTGGGCGAGGCCGAAAAACCCCGCCCCCCCATCAAAAATATTCAGGAACTTACCGACCAGCTCCCCGAGCGAGTCCGCCGAATTGGTCGCTCGGATGTGAAGAAATAA
- a CDS encoding 3-keto-disaccharide hydrolase gives MNRFVPIVLCLIALAFTAPTKKTRLFNGKDLTGWKVYGTEKWYVEDGNLICESGPDKGYGYLATEKAYKNFDLSLQFKQEANGNSGVFFRSSIEGTKISGWQVEVAPKDHDTGGIYESYGRGWLQQIPAEKENILKPEQWNDLRIRVIGDHVQTFLNGQLMVDMHDEKIGAANGSIALQIHDGGGIKVRWRKLVVQEL, from the coding sequence ATGAACCGTTTTGTCCCCATCGTTTTGTGCCTGATTGCTCTGGCATTCACGGCCCCCACCAAAAAGACCCGCCTGTTTAACGGCAAAGACCTGACGGGCTGGAAAGTGTATGGCACCGAAAAGTGGTACGTGGAAGACGGAAACCTTATTTGCGAAAGCGGCCCCGACAAAGGTTATGGGTATCTGGCTACCGAAAAAGCGTACAAAAACTTTGACCTTTCACTGCAGTTCAAGCAGGAGGCCAACGGCAACAGCGGGGTGTTTTTCCGGTCGAGCATCGAGGGTACCAAAATCAGCGGCTGGCAGGTCGAGGTAGCCCCCAAAGACCACGACACGGGCGGCATTTACGAATCGTACGGCCGGGGCTGGCTTCAGCAGATTCCGGCCGAAAAAGAAAACATCCTCAAGCCCGAGCAGTGGAACGACCTTCGCATTCGGGTGATAGGCGACCATGTGCAGACGTTCCTGAACGGGCAGCTGATGGTCGATATGCACGACGAGAAAATTGGCGCGGCCAACGGCTCTATTGCCCTCCAGATTCACGACGGTGGCGGTATCAAAGTCCGTTGGCGGAAACTGGTTGTGCAGGAGCTATAA
- a CDS encoding (2Fe-2S)-binding protein, translating into MQIQVTVNGKTRKSEVEDRTLLVHYLRDQLHLTGTHVGCDTSSCGACTVHVDGVAVKSCTLLAAQADGCSVTTIEGMAIQDSPTTSQLHPLQEGFKECHGLQCGFCTPGMIMTAADLLKHNPNPSEAEIREALEGNICRCTGYHNIVKAIQWAATHSTKPEPNQQEEPVVADEHLFTNDVTTGEVVETH; encoded by the coding sequence ATGCAAATTCAAGTCACAGTTAATGGGAAAACCCGTAAGTCGGAGGTTGAAGACCGCACCTTGCTGGTTCACTACCTCCGCGACCAACTGCACCTGACGGGTACCCACGTCGGTTGCGACACGTCATCCTGCGGAGCCTGTACAGTTCATGTTGATGGGGTGGCGGTAAAATCGTGTACGCTGTTGGCTGCTCAGGCCGATGGCTGCTCGGTAACGACCATCGAAGGTATGGCCATTCAGGATAGCCCGACTACCTCACAACTTCACCCGCTTCAGGAGGGCTTCAAAGAGTGCCACGGGCTACAGTGCGGTTTCTGCACACCGGGGATGATTATGACGGCTGCCGACCTGCTCAAGCACAACCCCAACCCCTCAGAGGCTGAGATTCGTGAAGCGCTCGAAGGGAATATCTGCCGTTGTACGGGCTACCACAATATCGTGAAGGCGATTCAGTGGGCCGCCACGCACTCAACCAAGCCTGAGCCCAATCAGCAGGAGGAGCCTGTTGTGGCCGATGAGCACCTGTTCACCAATGATGTAACGACCGGCGAAGTCGTTGAAACCCACTAA
- a CDS encoding cysteine desulfurase family protein — MRYPVYMDYNATTPVDERVLEAMLPYFNVHFGNAASRTHVFGLKAEEAVDVARKQLARLLGAAANEIAFTSGATESINLALKGAFEANRHRGNHLITVQTEHKAVLDTCAHLEKLGAEVTYLIPDSEGLITAGQVADALQPNTLLVSVMLANNEIGVVQPIADIARLTRERGLLFHTDATQAVGKLPINLAELPIDLLSLSGHKLYAPKGIGALVVRNKTTVIAQQDGGRHERGRRSGTLNVPGIVALGRAAQLAQSLMDEETARLSVLRDKLETDILAAIPGSAVNGSRTQRLPNTTNIRFADVDGELLLMSLNEIAVSNGSACNAASTEPSHVLKALGLPDELAYSSVRFSLGRHTTEADIQVAVEHVKQVVGQLRR; from the coding sequence ATGCGTTACCCGGTTTACATGGACTACAATGCCACCACCCCTGTCGATGAGCGGGTGCTGGAGGCCATGTTGCCGTATTTCAACGTCCATTTTGGTAATGCGGCCTCGCGCACGCACGTGTTTGGACTCAAAGCTGAAGAGGCCGTTGATGTAGCCCGTAAACAATTGGCCCGGCTGCTGGGGGCAGCCGCCAACGAAATAGCCTTTACAAGCGGGGCCACCGAGTCTATTAATCTGGCACTGAAAGGCGCTTTTGAAGCTAACCGGCACCGGGGTAACCACCTTATCACGGTACAAACCGAGCACAAAGCCGTGCTCGACACCTGCGCTCATCTCGAAAAACTGGGGGCCGAGGTCACCTACCTCATTCCTGATAGCGAGGGGCTCATTACGGCCGGGCAAGTAGCCGACGCCCTACAGCCCAACACGTTGCTGGTGTCGGTGATGCTGGCCAACAACGAGATTGGCGTTGTTCAGCCCATTGCCGACATTGCCCGCCTGACCCGCGAGCGGGGCCTACTTTTCCACACCGATGCCACGCAGGCTGTGGGTAAACTGCCCATCAACCTCGCCGAACTCCCGATTGATCTGCTCAGCTTGTCGGGCCACAAGCTGTACGCGCCCAAAGGCATTGGCGCGTTGGTGGTACGAAACAAAACCACCGTGATTGCCCAGCAGGATGGCGGTCGGCACGAGCGGGGCCGCCGGTCGGGTACGCTTAATGTACCGGGCATTGTGGCCCTGGGCCGGGCTGCCCAGCTGGCCCAGTCGCTCATGGACGAAGAGACTGCGCGCTTGTCGGTCCTGCGCGATAAGCTCGAAACCGACATTCTGGCGGCTATTCCCGGTAGTGCCGTCAACGGTTCACGCACCCAGCGGTTGCCCAATACCACAAACATCCGTTTTGCCGACGTCGATGGCGAGTTGCTGCTGATGAGTCTCAACGAAATTGCGGTTTCGAACGGATCGGCCTGTAATGCGGCCTCTACCGAACCGTCGCATGTGCTCAAGGCCCTCGGCCTGCCCGACGAACTGGCTTACAGTTCGGTGCGCTTCAGCTTGGGGCGACACACGACCGAGGCCGATATTCAGGTTGCGGTGGAGCACGTTAAACAAGTAGTCGGGCAGTTGCGCCGGTAA
- a CDS encoding gliding motility lipoprotein GldH: MKHRLGLLVLLLTVWLTACDTNTVYSEYEDIEDGKWFVNHAPAFTFRIDDATQRYNVYYNLRNALSYPYYNLYLTRYLSDSSGRVIESRLDELILMDPKTGEPRGDGLGDIFDHKVLIKPNYQFPRPGQYTIRIKQYMRQNPLPDVLSVGISVEKAGK; this comes from the coding sequence GCTTGTGCTCCTGCTAACGGTCTGGCTAACGGCCTGTGATACCAATACGGTTTATAGTGAGTACGAAGACATTGAAGATGGCAAATGGTTTGTGAACCACGCCCCGGCATTTACGTTTCGGATCGATGACGCCACGCAGCGCTACAATGTGTACTATAACCTGCGGAATGCCTTGTCGTATCCGTACTACAATCTGTATCTGACGCGCTACCTGAGCGATTCGAGCGGGCGCGTGATTGAGTCGCGGCTCGACGAACTGATTCTGATGGACCCCAAAACAGGCGAGCCTCGTGGCGATGGTCTGGGCGATATTTTCGATCACAAAGTGCTTATCAAGCCTAATTATCAGTTTCCCAGGCCGGGGCAGTACACCATCCGTATCAAGCAGTACATGCGCCAAAATCCGCTACCCGATGTGTTGAGTGTGGGTATTTCGGTGGAAAAAGCCGGTAAATAG
- a CDS encoding LON peptidase substrate-binding domain-containing protein, which translates to MEKKLALFPLNLVVFPGEDLNLHIFEPRYRQLINECLEGQTTFGIPVFIDNKLPGYGTEVHITTLHKRYEDGRMDIKTKGLRVFQLLNFTNPVPGKLYAGGDVTLVGPGSDLPSDLFSVHREQLLGLLERLYDLLQIETDEIRPDEPALSYRVGHKVGLSIEQEYELLTLPTEAERQKYLIDHLTKVIPVVSEMERTKQRIRMNGHFKNLDPLKF; encoded by the coding sequence ATGGAGAAAAAACTTGCCTTGTTTCCGTTGAACCTGGTTGTGTTTCCGGGTGAAGACCTCAACCTGCATATTTTTGAGCCTCGTTATCGCCAGTTGATCAACGAATGTCTGGAGGGGCAAACCACCTTCGGTATTCCTGTTTTTATCGATAATAAACTGCCTGGGTACGGTACTGAGGTCCACATAACAACCCTGCACAAACGGTACGAAGACGGCCGGATGGACATCAAGACGAAAGGCCTCCGTGTGTTTCAACTGCTAAACTTTACCAATCCGGTACCGGGTAAATTATACGCCGGGGGCGACGTAACCCTGGTGGGGCCGGGCAGCGACTTGCCGTCTGACCTTTTCAGCGTACATCGGGAGCAGCTGTTGGGCCTGCTCGAACGCCTGTACGATCTGCTTCAGATCGAAACGGATGAGATTCGGCCCGATGAACCGGCACTTTCGTACCGGGTAGGCCACAAAGTGGGGCTGTCTATTGAGCAGGAATACGAACTGCTGACCCTGCCCACCGAAGCCGAACGACAAAAGTACCTGATTGACCACCTGACGAAGGTAATTCCGGTGGTGTCGGAAATGGAGCGGACCAAGCAGCGCATCCGTATGAATGGACACTTCAAAAATCTGGACCCGCTGAAGTTTTAA
- a CDS encoding XdhC family protein, whose protein sequence is MKEIKAIINAYDAKSPETKAALATVVRVEGSSYRRTGARMLIMDNGTWVGGISGGCLEGDALKRARLAISQAKPTLITYDTTQDDAYQIGVGLGCNGVIDVLISPIEADAPKAIELLRSCLTANRQTHVLLTVTQVSDEVDGLGTGDMFRYTGPNSLAQLADEAAMTTATEKIERYIQKGKSAPVEIPFADGRVVELFVEVMPPIPHVVLLGQQYDVYPLVRILNELGWQSTVVANPQKVTQALFGAANALVAPADFDAIPVDDQTAFVLMAHDFKTDKANLPRTLATDAPFVGVLGPRVRTERMLSELAEEGTPVAETDRMHAPIGLDIGATSPEEIALSIVAEIRAVLSGRSGSFLRLRQAPIHERD, encoded by the coding sequence ATGAAAGAGATCAAAGCCATCATCAACGCTTACGACGCCAAAAGCCCCGAAACCAAAGCCGCTTTAGCCACCGTAGTCCGGGTTGAGGGGTCGTCGTACCGCCGTACCGGCGCCCGTATGCTTATCATGGACAATGGTACCTGGGTGGGCGGTATCAGCGGAGGTTGCCTCGAAGGCGACGCCCTCAAACGGGCCCGGCTGGCTATTTCGCAGGCCAAACCAACCCTGATCACCTACGACACCACGCAGGACGATGCCTACCAGATTGGCGTTGGGCTGGGGTGCAACGGCGTTATTGATGTGCTCATCTCTCCCATTGAGGCCGACGCTCCCAAAGCCATTGAACTGCTCCGAAGCTGCCTGACCGCCAACCGGCAAACCCACGTGTTGCTGACAGTGACGCAGGTCTCCGACGAGGTGGACGGCCTCGGTACGGGCGATATGTTTCGGTACACCGGCCCCAATAGCCTTGCTCAACTGGCCGACGAAGCCGCCATGACTACGGCTACCGAAAAAATTGAACGGTATATTCAGAAAGGCAAGTCGGCCCCGGTCGAGATACCCTTCGCCGATGGCCGGGTGGTCGAGTTGTTTGTGGAGGTGATGCCTCCCATCCCGCATGTGGTGCTGCTCGGGCAGCAGTACGATGTGTACCCGCTCGTCCGGATCCTGAACGAACTCGGCTGGCAGTCGACTGTAGTAGCCAACCCCCAAAAGGTGACCCAGGCCCTGTTTGGCGCGGCCAATGCCTTGGTGGCCCCCGCCGATTTTGACGCCATTCCGGTGGACGATCAAACAGCTTTTGTGCTCATGGCGCACGATTTCAAAACTGATAAAGCCAACCTGCCCCGCACACTGGCCACCGACGCGCCGTTTGTGGGCGTACTGGGTCCCCGGGTGCGTACCGAACGTATGCTGTCGGAACTGGCTGAAGAAGGGACGCCCGTGGCCGAAACCGACCGCATGCACGCGCCCATCGGGCTCGATATTGGGGCCACCTCACCCGAAGAAATTGCCCTTTCCATTGTGGCCGAAATCAGGGCGGTGCTCTCCGGCCGGAGTGGTTCATTTTTGCGGCTCCGGCAGGCTCCCATTCACGAGCGAGACTAA